One region of Pangasianodon hypophthalmus isolate fPanHyp1 chromosome 15, fPanHyp1.pri, whole genome shotgun sequence genomic DNA includes:
- the atp5fa1 gene encoding ATP synthase subunit alpha, mitochondrial, whose translation MLSVRVAAALARTLPRRAAFVSKNVAAACVGAKNLHTARPWLQKTGTAEVSSILEEKIMGADTSADLEETGRVLSIGDGIARVYGLRNVQAEEMVEFSSGLKGMSLNLEPDNVGVVVFGNDKLIKEGDIVKRTGAIVDVPVGEELLGRVVDALGNAIDGKGPLGSKQRRRVGLKAPGIIPRISVREPMQTGIKAVDSLVPIGRGQRELIIGDRQTGKTAIAIDTIINQKRFNDGTDEKKKLYCIYVAIGQKRSTVAQLVKRLTDADAMKYTIVVSATASDAAPLQYLAPYSGCSMGEYFRDNGKHALIIYDDLSKQAVAYRQMSLLLRRPPGREAYPGDVFYLHSRLLERAAKMNDNFGGGSLTALPVIETQAGDVSAYIPTNVISITDGQIFLETELFYKGIRPAINVGLSVSRVGSAAQTRAMKQVAGTMKLELAQYREVAAFAQFGSDLDAATQQLLNRGVRLTELLKQGQYAPMAIEEQVAVIYAGVRGHLDKMEPSKITRFEKAFLQHILSQHQDLLANIRADGKISEASDAKLKEVVLNFLSSFE comes from the exons ATGCTGTCAGTTCGCGTCGCGGCGGCTCTTGCCCGCACCCTGCCTCGTCGGGCCGCATTT GTTTCCAAGAATGTAGCTGCTGCTTGCGTGGGAGCGAAGAACCTGCACACAGCAAGGCCATGGCTGCAGAAGACTG GCACTGCCGAGGTCTCCAGCATTCTGGAGGAGAAGATCATGGGCGCTGACACCAGTGCTGATCTTGAAGAGACTGGACGTGTGCTGTCCATCGGTGATGGTATTGCTCGTGTGTATGGACTAAGGAATGTGCAGGCTGAAGAGATGGTGGAGTTCTCCTCTGGCCTGAAG GGTATGTCTCTGAACTTGGAGCCCGATAACGTCGGTGTTGTGGTGTTTGGTAACGATAAGCTGATCAAGGAGGGTGACATTGTGAAGAGAACCGGCGCCATTGTGGACGTGCCAGTCGGAGAGGAGCTGCTCGGCCGTGTCGTTGATGCTTTGGGAAATGCCATCGATGGCAAG GGTCCTCTGGGATCTAAGCAGCGTCGGCGTGTTGGTCTGAAGGCTCCAGGCATCATCCCACGTATTTCTGTGAGGGAGCCCATGCAGACTGGTATCAAGGCTGTGGACAGTTTGGTGCCCATCGGCCGTGGCCAGAGAGAGCTGATCATTGGAGACCGACAGACTGG TAAAACCGCCATTGCCATTGACACCATCATCAACCAGAAGCGTTTCAACGATGGCACAGATGAGAAGAAGAAGCTGTACTGTATTTATGTGGCCATCGGACAGAAGCGTTCCACCGTGGCTCAGCTGGTGAAGAGGCTGACTGATGCCGACGCCATGAAATACACCATTGTGGTGTCTGCTACAGCCTCTGATGCTGCCCCATTGCAGTACCTTGCACCCTATTCGGGCTGCTCCATGGGCGAGTACTTCAGGGACAACGGCAAGCACGCACTTATCATCTATGACGATCTCTCCAAGCAG GCTGTGGCCTACCGTCAGATGTCCCTGCTGCTGCGTCGTCCCCCCGGGCGTGAGGCCTACCCAGGTGATGTCTTCTACTTGCACTCTCGTCTGCTTGAGAGAGCTGCCAAGATGAACGACAACTTTGGTGGTGGCTCACTTACTGCCCTGCCTGTGATTGAGACTCAGGCTGGAGATGTGTCTGCTTACATTCCCACCAATGTCATCTCCATCACTGATGGACAG ATCTTCTTGGAGACAGAGTTGTTCTACAAGGGTATCCGACCTGCCATTAACGTGGGTCTGTCTGTGTCCCGTGTGGGCTCTGCTGCCCAGACCAGGGCTATGAAGCAG GTGGCTGGTACAATGAAGCTGGAGCTGGCTCAGTATCGTGAGGTCGCTGCTTTCGCCCAGTTCGGCTCTGATCTGGACGCAGCCACCCAGCAACTGCTCAACAGGGGTGTACGACTTACAGAGCTGCTGAAACAGGGCCAGTATG CTCCCATGGCCATTGAGGAGCAGGTCGCAGTCATCTATGCTGGTGTGAGGGGCCACTTGGACAAGATGGAACCCAGCAAGATCACAAGATTTGAGAAAGCCTTCCTGCAACACATTCTTAGCCAGCACCAAGACCTGCTCGCAAACATTAG GGCTGATGGCAAGATCTCTGAAGCATCAGATGCCAAGCTGAAAGAAGTCGTGCTTAACTTCTTGTCTAGCTTTGAGTAA
- the haus1 gene encoding HAUS augmin-like complex subunit 1 yields the protein MCEKNKRVRRWLETVFGAEGVPDFEVSTRTIELLDQLAQASELRCKEVSLLTDDYRHKAAEYSSDATHLQEVLLQGVGLQPGSVTKSASDLLSVLEGTAEVLKVRDTSMGSFVPAINKLTNDLAEAEKTDRKLGQELAAVRKKMAATMILRKKLQEDLKKIAQVQQVEAATAEERLLNMDFMKNKSRDLTYRNKIAQDKLASRQMKDSLTHQAVVQLAEKITALKQEIAPLVKKLEPYNDLSPSPALARVAIEEVKRELEALDAELEQKVDLMNTLSR from the exons ATGTGTGAAAAGAACAAGAGG GTGCGCCGGTGGCTCGAGACGGTGTTCGGTGCTGAAGGAGTGCCGGATTTTGAAGTGAGCACGCGCACGATCGAGCTGCTCGACCAGCTCGCGCAGGCTAGCGAGCTGAGGTGTAAAGAAGTGTCCTTACTGACAGACGACTACAGACACAAAGCAGCAGAGTACAGCAGCGACG CCACTCACTTGCAGGAAGTGCTACTTCAGGGTGTTGGGCTTCAACCTGGAAGCGTTACCAAATCCGCCTCCGATCTTTTGTCTGTGTTAGAGGGCACTGCTGAGGTCCTTAAAGTTAGAGACACGTCAATGGGAAG CTTTGTCCCTGCAATTAATAAGTTGACCAATGACCTGGCCGAGGCAGAGAAGACTGACAGGAAGTTGGGGCAGGAGCTCGCTGCTGTGAGGAAGAAGATGGCAGCCACAATGATTCTCCGGAAAAAACTTCAAGA GGACTTGAAGAAGATTGCACAGGTCCAGCAGGTTGAGGCTGCTACAGCCGAAGAGAGGTTGCTCAATATGGACTTCATGAAGAACAAATCCAGAGACCTGACCTACAGAAATAAGATAGCacag GACAAGTTGGCTTCCAGACAGATGAaggactcactcactcatcagGCTGTTGTGCAGCTCGCAGAA AAAATCACAGCGCTGAAACAGGAAATTGCACCGCTCGTGAAGAAACTGGAGCCTTATAATGACCTGAGCCCT AGTCCTGCTCTGGCTCGGGTTGCAATTGAAGAGGTGAAAAGAGAGCTG GAGGCCCTGGATGCTGAACTAGAGCAGAAGGTTGATTTGATGAACACTTTATCTAGGTGA